The proteins below come from a single Patescibacteria group bacterium genomic window:
- a CDS encoding aminotransferase class V-fold PLP-dependent enzyme yields MIKLIKSSFYNEAKTKNALVKFIKKAPIFSMNKECKKFEIQFAKKQKRKHALFVSSGSMANLVLIQALINLGKLKKNDVVGVSALTWPTNIMPLIQLGLGTKLIDCELETLNISPTQLKQHIGSIKALFITNVLGLSDRLDKIRQICKQNNILLIEDNCESLGSVTAGRLLGNFGLASTFSFFVGHHMSTIEGGMICTDDDELFDMLTMVRAHGWDRNLPEKSKQKLRKLHKVNDFFALYTFYTLAYNARPTEINGFIGNKQLPYLDKIVSTRARNFKSFHQIASQNSDIIPLKLDHMDVISNFAMPIIFRDEKTFQMYRERFIKHKVEVRPIIAGDMAIQPFYRKYAKKQASCPNSLIVHHYGFYFGNNPELTKKEIALICKLLKK; encoded by the coding sequence ATGATTAAACTTATCAAATCAAGTTTCTATAATGAGGCTAAAACCAAAAATGCACTCGTTAAGTTCATAAAAAAGGCGCCGATTTTCAGCATGAACAAAGAATGCAAAAAGTTTGAAATACAATTTGCCAAAAAGCAGAAAAGAAAACATGCACTTTTTGTCAGTAGTGGAAGCATGGCAAACCTTGTTTTAATACAAGCACTCATAAATTTAGGTAAACTGAAAAAAAACGACGTAGTAGGCGTTTCCGCATTGACCTGGCCGACAAATATTATGCCGCTCATACAACTGGGCCTTGGAACGAAACTGATTGATTGTGAACTGGAAACATTGAACATCTCCCCTACCCAGCTTAAACAGCATATCGGCAGCATTAAAGCATTATTCATTACCAATGTACTTGGTCTTAGTGACAGACTGGATAAAATACGGCAGATTTGCAAGCAGAATAATATTCTACTGATTGAAGACAACTGTGAATCACTTGGCTCTGTGACTGCCGGAAGGCTTCTGGGTAACTTTGGGCTGGCTTCGACATTTTCTTTCTTTGTCGGACACCACATGTCGACAATCGAAGGTGGTATGATCTGCACTGATGATGACGAATTATTCGACATGTTAACCATGGTTCGGGCGCACGGCTGGGATAGGAATTTGCCGGAAAAATCCAAGCAGAAATTACGTAAACTACACAAAGTTAACGACTTTTTTGCCTTATATACATTTTATACACTTGCCTACAATGCAAGACCGACTGAAATAAATGGCTTTATCGGAAATAAGCAACTGCCATATCTGGATAAAATAGTTTCCACAAGAGCGCGTAACTTCAAATCATTCCATCAAATAGCTTCCCAGAACTCCGATATTATTCCGCTCAAACTTGATCACATGGATGTGATATCAAATTTTGCTATGCCTATTATCTTTCGAGATGAAAAAACTTTTCAAATGTACCGGGAAAGATTTATTAAGCATAAAGTAGAAGTCCGCCCGATCATTGCCGGTGACATGGCTATCCAGCCTTTTTACCGAAAGTATGCAAAAAAACAGGCTTCCTGCCCGAACTCACTGATTGTCCACCACTATGGTTTTTATTTTGGTAATAATCCGGAACTGACAAAAAAAGAAATCGCTCTTATCTGCAAATTATTAAAGAAATAA
- a CDS encoding NUDIX domain-containing protein has translation MRKKDNSNSWIADNKYKEFMEELPICTVDILFFNHNKQSVLLLKRVNKPLKNAYFSPGGRMIKNETFEDCAVRQAKTELGLKIDKKKLVFGGVINEIHKESIYPKTNYHCVNVYFGYVLTKTKIKLDSQHSSAEWFLVGNKKLHPLIKAKIKSFIKI, from the coding sequence ATGAGAAAAAAAGATAATAGTAATAGTTGGATAGCGGACAACAAATATAAAGAATTCATGGAAGAACTTCCTATTTGCACTGTTGATATACTTTTTTTTAATCATAATAAACAAAGTGTTCTACTCTTAAAAAGAGTAAATAAACCGCTTAAAAACGCGTACTTTTCTCCCGGTGGTCGGATGATAAAAAATGAAACATTTGAAGATTGTGCGGTCCGACAGGCAAAAACTGAATTAGGCTTAAAGATAGATAAGAAAAAACTGGTTTTTGGCGGAGTAATTAATGAGATCCACAAGGAATCCATTTATCCGAAAACCAATTATCATTGCGTTAATGTTTATTTCGGCTATGTCCTAACTAAAACAAAAATCAAACTTGATTCACAGCATAGCTCCGCAGAATGGTTTTTAGTCGGGAACAAAAAACTGCATCCATTAATTAAAGCAAAAATTAAATCTTTTATAAAAATATGA
- a CDS encoding DUF1616 domain-containing protein gives MNIKKYYNNNWLKYSILALFLLLAFTFLLSIRYSVSRSFQVVFGSIYLLFLPGFVWSWVFWKKQDEIDFIERIIISLVLSITIVPLAVFILNKFGIRINTFNSGIEILGIILFGIIVKYSSTKLQQKKRFAKL, from the coding sequence ATGAATATTAAGAAATATTATAATAATAACTGGCTAAAATATTCAATTCTTGCTTTATTTTTGTTGCTCGCATTTACTTTCCTATTAAGTATTCGATATAGCGTTTCGCGGTCATTTCAGGTGGTTTTCGGATCGATTTATTTATTATTTCTACCCGGATTCGTCTGGAGTTGGGTTTTTTGGAAAAAACAGGATGAAATTGACTTTATTGAAAGAATAATCATATCTTTGGTATTATCAATTACTATTGTTCCTCTTGCAGTTTTTATCCTTAATAAATTCGGGATAAGAATCAATACATTTAATTCAGGTATAGAAATTTTAGGCATAATATTATTTGGAATTATTGTAAAATATTCTTCAACAAAATTACAACAAAAAAAACGTTTTGCTAAATTATAA
- a CDS encoding glycosyltransferase, with amino-acid sequence MQDLKSQLMDGTKIISIILPNFNGGNNLRESIESFTNQKSDSCELIIVDSKSSDNSHQIIEEFTKKYPSIRWIKETDSGISDAINIGLRHAKGSYIGYLGSDDRLVADILGVVISYTKLVDADSFYFDSYFYNPFEKLCQYRRCPALEFTRENLYKYGTIVGLQNIFLHKRIFANYKFNSNNKYSMDYELFLEMTTHAGVHMYIPQPSSINLFGGNISQHLKEQQFYESIQVSLRNAKTKKEKYYTFLRFIKVHPRIKFFWPIRRFCVRIFNKTSYQQSLKNKL; translated from the coding sequence TTGCAAGATTTAAAATCACAACTTATGGATGGCACTAAAATAATTTCAATTATTCTACCAAATTTTAATGGTGGAAATAATTTAAGAGAATCAATTGAAAGTTTTACAAACCAAAAATCAGATTCTTGCGAACTTATAATTGTTGACAGCAAATCAAGCGATAATTCACACCAGATAATTGAAGAGTTTACTAAAAAATACCCAAGCATCAGATGGATCAAAGAAACTGATAGCGGTATTTCTGATGCCATAAACATTGGGCTTCGACACGCAAAAGGATCATATATTGGATATTTGGGGAGCGATGACAGACTTGTTGCCGACATATTGGGAGTAGTTATTAGCTATACAAAATTGGTTGATGCAGATAGTTTTTATTTCGATTCATACTTTTATAACCCATTTGAGAAATTGTGTCAGTATAGACGTTGTCCGGCACTGGAGTTCACTCGTGAAAATTTATATAAATACGGTACAATCGTCGGTTTGCAAAACATATTTCTACATAAAAGAATTTTTGCTAATTATAAATTCAATTCAAATAATAAATATTCCATGGATTATGAATTATTTTTAGAAATGACGACTCATGCAGGAGTTCATATGTACATACCGCAACCGTCGAGTATTAATCTTTTTGGTGGTAATATTTCTCAGCATTTAAAAGAACAACAGTTTTATGAATCAATCCAAGTTTCGTTACGTAATGCAAAAACAAAAAAAGAAAAATATTATACTTTTCTGCGTTTTATTAAAGTTCATCCGAGAATAAAATTTTTTTGGCCCATCCGACGCTTCTGTGTAAGAATATTTAACAAGACATCGTACCAACAGAGTTTGAAAAATAAGTTATAA
- a CDS encoding NAD-dependent epimerase/dehydratase family protein, whose translation MTSSFWQDKKVFVTGGAGFIGSHLVEMLVAQGSVVTVPIRSEDSNIDFLAGIKDKIHIVIVDLMNFDNVVSATKNQDIVMNLAAKVGGIEYNIKNPASIFRDNVQIFLNVIEACRLNNVERLLVTSSACVYPRFCTIPTPEEEGFKDMPEPTNDGYGFAKRVEEFLGQKYAKQYGMKIAIARPYNAFGPRDNFNPESSHVIPALIKKVLDAPDGSTVEVWGNGKQSRAFLYVEDFARGLMEITEKYAVADVLNIGTNKETTIEDLVNLIVKLSNKQVKIHFDATKPTGQPRRNCDNRKAKEKIAFEANISLSDGLKRTIDWYIQNK comes from the coding sequence ATGACATCATCATTTTGGCAGGACAAGAAAGTATTCGTAACAGGCGGAGCCGGATTTATTGGCAGTCATCTGGTTGAAATGCTGGTTGCTCAAGGAAGTGTAGTAACTGTCCCGATCCGTTCAGAGGATTCCAATATCGACTTTCTAGCTGGAATTAAAGATAAAATTCATATTGTTATTGTTGATCTGATGAACTTCGATAATGTTGTTTCTGCTACAAAAAACCAGGATATCGTGATGAATCTGGCGGCTAAGGTCGGCGGAATTGAATATAATATAAAAAATCCCGCTTCTATCTTCAGAGATAACGTACAAATATTTTTAAACGTAATTGAAGCATGCCGTCTGAATAATGTAGAACGTTTATTGGTAACAAGCTCTGCCTGTGTCTATCCGAGGTTTTGTACTATCCCTACTCCGGAAGAAGAAGGGTTTAAAGATATGCCCGAACCGACAAATGACGGCTATGGATTCGCCAAGCGTGTTGAGGAATTTTTAGGCCAAAAATATGCAAAGCAGTATGGAATGAAGATTGCCATTGCCCGTCCGTACAATGCATTTGGTCCCCGTGACAATTTCAACCCGGAATCTTCCCATGTTATACCAGCACTCATTAAAAAAGTACTGGATGCGCCTGACGGCAGTACTGTTGAAGTTTGGGGTAACGGGAAGCAAAGTCGTGCCTTTCTCTATGTTGAAGACTTCGCCCGAGGATTGATGGAAATAACAGAAAAATATGCTGTGGCAGACGTGTTGAATATAGGAACAAACAAAGAAACCACAATTGAAGATTTGGTTAATTTGATTGTTAAGCTGTCAAACAAACAAGTTAAAATCCATTTCGATGCCACCAAACCGACCGGACAGCCAAGACGCAACTGTGATAACCGTAAAGCAAAAGAAAAGATTGCTTTCGAGGCGAATATTTCTTTGTCAGATGGTTTGAAACGGACTATTGATTGGTATATTCAGAACAAGTAA
- a CDS encoding glycosyltransferase family 10: MPKQGTDWGKCRFFVNQDIKECDYWIVLNNVNKEERVNCPSENTILFALEPSSIQKYKPAFLNQFSKVVTAQKNIKHKDVVNTLTTLFWHFNKTYDDLAETHLVKKTKLISIITSNKALSKGHRKRLQFAYRLKEYFGDSIDLFGRGIRPFDDKWEVLAPYKFTVSIENEWESDWITEKLTDCFLTYTFPLYYGCPNAEEYFHPDSFVRIDIDNFDQSIKVIENILSNAQYYQDHLNALKISRDQVLNKYNFFPLVANNVISLNSKEQTKKEITILPEKLFTNNLDHLKKIIGSVNKFKNRI, from the coding sequence ATGCCTAAACAAGGAACTGATTGGGGTAAATGCAGGTTTTTTGTCAATCAAGATATCAAGGAATGTGATTATTGGATTGTTTTAAATAATGTAAATAAAGAAGAAAGGGTCAATTGTCCATCCGAGAATACTATCCTTTTCGCTCTGGAACCGTCATCAATACAAAAGTACAAACCTGCTTTTTTAAATCAGTTTTCGAAAGTTGTCACAGCACAAAAAAATATTAAACACAAAGATGTTGTTAACACTCTCACAACTCTTTTTTGGCACTTTAATAAAACTTACGATGATTTAGCTGAAACGCATCTTGTAAAAAAAACAAAGCTCATCTCCATTATTACTTCCAATAAAGCTTTGTCAAAGGGCCATAGAAAACGTCTCCAATTTGCTTATCGGCTAAAAGAATATTTTGGCGATTCAATAGATCTGTTCGGTCGTGGTATCCGCCCCTTTGATGATAAGTGGGAGGTTTTGGCGCCTTATAAATTTACAGTATCTATTGAAAATGAGTGGGAATCCGATTGGATAACGGAAAAATTAACCGATTGCTTCTTAACCTATACATTCCCCCTTTATTACGGCTGTCCAAATGCTGAAGAATATTTTCACCCTGATTCATTCGTAAGGATTGATATAGACAATTTTGACCAATCAATAAAAGTTATTGAAAATATTTTATCAAATGCACAATATTATCAAGATCATTTGAATGCATTAAAAATATCCAGAGATCAAGTATTAAATAAATATAATTTTTTTCCACTTGTAGCCAATAATGTAATTTCTTTAAATTCAAAGGAACAAACAAAGAAAGAAATTACTATTCTCCCGGAAAAACTATTTACCAATAATCTGGACCATTTGAAAAAAATCATTGGCTCAGTAAATAAATTCAAAAATAGAATATAA
- a CDS encoding glycosyltransferase: MNKPIITVLLPVYNGEKYIKEAIESILNQKFTNFELLIIDDCSTDRSGRIIQDFKDPRIRFFSNKNNLGLIKTLNTGISLAQGEYIARMDQDDVSLPHRLEKQIAFLDAHSEIGVCGTGFRIIDQEGTLKNEIHFPNRPLLFSWKLHFFSPLAHPTVMMRTSLVKEMGGYNTKATYYEDYDLWIRLNSITKLTNLDDILFHLRKHDENTSQIHLDQQVNSSIKLCRELISKTLNNYVSIDIVRQLYLKNASDVNSVIQINKIICKLYKAFIQTNKVGKNDLKLIKSDVALRLFILSVRFWYNTRIWKIFYTIIIFDPWFVLKGTKYLFMKLSNNRY; the protein is encoded by the coding sequence ATGAACAAACCAATAATTACTGTTCTACTGCCCGTATACAATGGGGAGAAATATATCAAGGAAGCAATAGAAAGCATTCTGAATCAGAAATTTACTAATTTTGAATTACTGATAATCGATGATTGCTCAACTGATCGAAGTGGCAGAATAATCCAAGATTTCAAAGATCCTCGGATTCGTTTTTTTTCCAACAAGAATAATCTTGGTCTAATTAAAACGCTTAATACTGGCATATCACTAGCACAAGGCGAATACATTGCCAGAATGGATCAAGATGACGTATCACTCCCCCACCGCCTGGAAAAACAGATTGCTTTTCTGGATGCTCATTCTGAAATAGGAGTTTGCGGTACTGGCTTTAGAATAATTGACCAAGAAGGTACACTAAAAAATGAAATTCATTTTCCTAACCGACCATTATTATTCAGCTGGAAACTGCATTTTTTCTCCCCACTTGCCCATCCCACAGTCATGATGAGAACATCACTAGTAAAAGAGATGGGCGGTTACAATACAAAGGCAACATATTACGAAGATTATGATTTGTGGATAAGGCTGAATTCAATAACAAAGTTAACTAATTTGGATGATATATTATTTCACCTGCGTAAACATGATGAAAATACCAGCCAAATCCATCTTGATCAACAAGTAAATAGTTCTATTAAACTTTGCCGGGAATTGATATCAAAAACATTAAATAATTATGTATCTATCGATATTGTTCGACAACTTTATTTGAAAAATGCGTCTGATGTAAATAGTGTAATTCAAATCAATAAAATAATTTGCAAATTATATAAGGCATTTATTCAAACAAATAAGGTTGGAAAGAATGATCTTAAACTAATCAAAAGTGACGTCGCGCTTCGATTATTCATACTCTCTGTCCGCTTTTGGTATAATACCCGAATCTGGAAGATTTTTTATACAATTATAATTTTTGATCCTTGGTTTGTTTTAAAAGGGACTAAATATTTGTTTATGAAATTATCAAACAATAGATATTAA
- a CDS encoding class I SAM-dependent methyltransferase: MSQKPIYSNIYKIKYIFKSLITGKKTEDDFDWNLYPKHYSGELKEVEKDHTTIIKANDYALDNGRLSLKSNILPLHPNHLLLYETILQLSPSTALEVGCGGGDHLHNLKILQPSLTLFGEDLSEKQIKLLHKRHPDLDAAIKQHDILSSSLLDWPPIDIVFTQAVIMHIRTEDNHLIALSNLFKMATKQVVLMENWTKHNFVEDILLLKQEGKIPWPELYLYSRPHPITERPHILIASALPLEGYTKVLHDEHFRQNS; encoded by the coding sequence ATGTCACAGAAGCCCATTTATTCAAACATCTATAAAATCAAATACATTTTTAAATCTCTGATTACAGGTAAAAAGACTGAGGATGATTTCGATTGGAATTTATATCCGAAACACTACAGCGGTGAGCTTAAGGAAGTTGAAAAAGATCATACAACAATCATTAAAGCGAATGATTACGCCTTAGATAATGGCCGACTTTCTCTCAAAAGTAACATTCTACCCTTACACCCAAATCATTTATTACTGTACGAAACAATACTTCAACTTTCCCCCTCAACTGCCCTTGAAGTTGGTTGTGGCGGTGGTGACCATTTACATAATTTAAAAATTCTACAACCGAGTCTAACACTTTTTGGTGAAGATTTATCAGAAAAACAGATTAAATTACTACACAAACGGCATCCGGATTTAGACGCAGCTATAAAACAACATGACATTCTATCATCTTCGTTGCTAGATTGGCCCCCTATTGATATTGTTTTTACACAGGCAGTAATTATGCATATCAGAACTGAAGATAATCATTTGATTGCACTGTCTAATTTATTTAAAATGGCCACCAAACAGGTTGTTTTAATGGAGAATTGGACCAAACATAATTTTGTTGAAGACATTCTCTTACTGAAACAAGAAGGTAAAATACCATGGCCTGAACTTTATCTTTATTCCCGACCGCATCCTATTACAGAAAGACCGCATATTCTAATTGCATCTGCTTTACCGCTGGAAGGTTATACAAAAGTACTGCATGATGAACATTTCCGCCAAAATTCCTGA
- a CDS encoding oligosaccharide flippase family protein, translated as MDKNYTHDIAKSTFWTTGSFIITSIIGFVSSIILVRYLGIDQFGVFNYFIWVIATFSLLANPGLGQAILKYIPQYYFSLNPNQKVLWKKMFNYFLVVQIIILIVILALLFINSGLATKYLIKFQSQEQDKLFLYALIALIPIILNNFLLSVLRAIQKFKILAIFKIITQIIWLGGIFYIFKTHASLFTLIIFYIFFNLFSLITSVWCLRSIYRLNIPPPQNIETLPWKNIIRYSAWGFINLFFVSIVWDKSELFFLGIYSNNQQIAIYSLAYSLALYITLIFSPLITVINNTTAELIGTKQQDKLHFLSQHLTKYLGIIVIPISILFIMYINKIILLFYGQDFISAGIIFPLVIFSQIVPLIFNPVSTIPSLSNDIRKIVYIGFAAALLNITLDLLLIPPFQALGATIANSFAQLLGMILAFVLIRKYKLKFFTKYFIHVLVINLLFFLTLVIIRLLFHQLILQIVFDLSTVCLYVIFILRYALNRRDYDIFLNLQQITPKYLKPIIQTFLNKMNY; from the coding sequence TTGGATAAAAACTACACTCACGACATAGCAAAATCAACATTCTGGACCACCGGCAGTTTTATTATTACCTCTATTATTGGATTTGTCTCTTCTATCATTTTGGTCCGTTATTTGGGTATCGACCAATTTGGCGTATTCAATTACTTCATTTGGGTGATTGCCACCTTCTCGCTTCTGGCTAATCCGGGCCTTGGACAGGCAATATTAAAATATATTCCACAATACTATTTCAGCCTGAATCCCAACCAAAAAGTCCTTTGGAAAAAAATGTTTAATTATTTCCTGGTGGTGCAGATTATCATTTTGATTGTCATCCTTGCCTTACTATTTATCAACTCCGGACTTGCCACTAAATATTTAATCAAGTTCCAATCTCAAGAACAGGATAAATTATTTTTATATGCGCTGATTGCCTTGATTCCGATAATTTTAAATAATTTTCTATTAAGCGTACTACGGGCCATCCAAAAATTCAAGATTTTAGCAATTTTCAAAATTATTACACAGATCATCTGGTTGGGTGGTATTTTCTATATTTTTAAAACCCACGCCTCGTTATTTACTTTAATAATATTTTACATATTTTTTAATCTTTTTTCTCTTATTACGTCGGTTTGGTGCCTGCGATCCATTTATCGCCTCAATATTCCTCCTCCACAAAACATTGAAACCTTGCCTTGGAAAAATATTATTCGCTATTCTGCTTGGGGATTTATAAACTTGTTTTTTGTATCGATAGTCTGGGATAAATCAGAACTATTTTTCTTAGGGATTTACAGCAATAATCAACAAATCGCAATTTATTCACTGGCATATTCCCTGGCTTTATATATTACATTGATTTTCAGCCCTCTGATAACGGTAATCAATAATACAACTGCCGAGTTGATTGGAACGAAGCAACAGGATAAGCTACATTTTTTATCCCAACATTTAACAAAATATTTGGGTATTATTGTTATTCCGATTTCAATACTATTTATTATGTACATCAATAAAATTATTCTTCTCTTTTACGGCCAAGACTTTATATCCGCCGGAATAATTTTCCCCCTCGTTATCTTTTCTCAAATTGTTCCACTTATTTTTAATCCTGTTTCAACCATCCCTTCATTAAGCAACGATATCCGGAAAATTGTTTACATTGGTTTTGCAGCCGCTTTGCTAAACATCACGCTTGATCTGTTACTTATCCCCCCTTTTCAGGCTCTTGGCGCCACTATCGCGAATAGTTTTGCTCAATTACTGGGTATGATATTGGCCTTTGTTCTGATCAGAAAGTATAAGTTAAAATTTTTCACAAAATATTTTATCCATGTCTTAGTAATAAATCTTCTTTTCTTTTTAACACTAGTAATTATCAGGTTGCTGTTTCATCAGCTGATCCTTCAAATTGTATTTGATTTATCCACAGTTTGTTTATATGTCATATTTATTCTGCGTTATGCTCTAAATCGACGTGATTACGATATTTTTCTTAATCTGCAACAAATTACGCCAAAATATCTAAAACCAATAATACAGACATTCCTTAATAAAATGAACTATTAA